One region of Fibrobacter sp. genomic DNA includes:
- a CDS encoding RNA-binding transcriptional accessory protein: MDFSAIIAEELKLETWRVAKALELMDQGGTIPFIARYRKDQTGTLNEIELRDISHRRDYLQELTDRKETILKSIEEQGKLTPELKAQIEACKDKTLLEDIYAPYKPKKRTRATIAKELGLEPLARLMWEQEDTSNTAEEIARIYLSEEKGLADPKAALKGAADILAEEVADNTEFRQYLRAQMEKKGVMVSKVKKDFEKQETKFKDYYDFSEPVSKIPSHRMLALRRGEKEKVLRLSIEVPTEELVGYLKSQVIKKDSVWKPYLEDMCQDAWERLLQPSMESEVRLLLKDAAEEEAFKVFSKNLQDVLLAAPAGHKAVLALDPGFRTGCKVAVLDENGKFMDHGVIYPHEPKNDKAGACVYLMQLIDKYKIDLIAIGNGTASRETDAFCGEMALKFKGKVPPRVIVSEAGASVYSASMIAIQEFPKEDVTTRGAISIGRRLQDPLAELVKVDPQSIGVGQYQHDVNQRELKKRLDEVVESCVNMVGVDVNSASAPLLSHVAGLSSTLSEAIVKYREENGAYASRESLKNVKGFGPKAFEQAAGFMRIPGAENPLDDSAVHPENYALVEKMAEKAGVSVKDMVGNAEAVKAINLEEFLSDEVGKATLDDILKELQKPSRDPRKEFRYAKFDDRIKTINDLVTGSWMEGVVTNVANFGAFVDIGVHQDGLVHVSEISDKFIADAKEALTVGDIVKVRVVAVDANQKRISLSMKQESTDGVAGAGVSGPRGQRVGGPKGGFGGRGRDNRGGRPQGGIQGHATIADLKNKIAGKERPGQQPKKPAAPVQIGKLNSMLKQIMKKAK; encoded by the coding sequence ATGGATTTTTCTGCCATTATTGCTGAAGAGCTGAAACTTGAAACTTGGCGCGTGGCCAAGGCCCTGGAACTCATGGACCAGGGGGGCACTATCCCCTTTATCGCCCGTTACCGCAAGGACCAGACGGGAACCCTGAACGAAATTGAACTCCGCGACATCAGCCACCGTCGCGACTACCTGCAGGAATTGACCGACCGCAAGGAGACAATCCTCAAGAGCATCGAGGAACAGGGCAAGCTTACCCCCGAACTGAAGGCCCAGATCGAGGCCTGCAAGGACAAGACCCTGTTGGAAGACATTTACGCCCCCTACAAGCCCAAGAAGCGTACCCGCGCCACCATCGCCAAGGAACTTGGCCTGGAACCGCTCGCCCGCCTGATGTGGGAACAGGAAGACACCAGCAATACCGCCGAAGAAATCGCCCGCATCTACCTCTCCGAAGAAAAGGGCCTGGCCGACCCGAAGGCCGCCCTCAAGGGTGCAGCCGACATCTTGGCCGAAGAAGTGGCCGACAATACTGAATTCCGCCAGTACCTCCGCGCCCAGATGGAAAAGAAGGGCGTCATGGTTAGCAAGGTCAAGAAGGATTTCGAAAAGCAGGAGACCAAGTTCAAGGACTACTACGACTTCAGCGAACCCGTTTCCAAGATTCCGAGCCACCGTATGCTGGCGCTCCGCCGCGGCGAAAAGGAAAAGGTGCTCCGCCTTTCTATCGAAGTGCCTACCGAGGAGTTGGTGGGCTACCTGAAGTCCCAGGTCATCAAGAAGGATTCCGTATGGAAGCCCTACCTGGAAGACATGTGCCAGGACGCCTGGGAACGCCTGTTGCAGCCCAGCATGGAAAGCGAAGTGCGCCTGCTTTTGAAGGACGCCGCCGAAGAGGAGGCCTTCAAGGTGTTCAGCAAGAACCTGCAAGACGTTTTGCTGGCCGCCCCCGCTGGCCACAAGGCGGTACTCGCCCTGGACCCTGGTTTCCGTACCGGTTGCAAGGTGGCTGTTCTGGACGAGAACGGCAAGTTCATGGACCATGGCGTGATTTACCCCCACGAACCCAAGAACGACAAGGCCGGCGCCTGCGTCTACCTGATGCAGCTTATCGACAAGTACAAGATTGACCTGATTGCCATCGGTAACGGTACCGCAAGCCGCGAGACCGACGCCTTCTGTGGCGAGATGGCCCTGAAGTTCAAGGGCAAGGTTCCGCCCCGCGTCATTGTGAGCGAGGCCGGTGCTTCTGTCTATAGCGCCAGCATGATTGCCATCCAGGAATTCCCGAAAGAGGACGTGACCACCCGTGGAGCCATTTCCATTGGTCGTCGTCTGCAGGACCCCCTGGCTGAACTGGTGAAGGTGGACCCCCAGTCCATTGGTGTGGGCCAGTACCAGCACGACGTGAACCAGCGCGAACTGAAGAAGCGCCTGGACGAAGTGGTGGAAAGCTGCGTGAACATGGTGGGCGTGGATGTGAACAGCGCTTCTGCTCCGCTCCTTTCCCACGTGGCAGGCCTGAGCAGCACCCTTTCCGAAGCCATAGTGAAGTATCGCGAAGAAAACGGTGCTTACGCCAGCCGCGAATCCCTGAAGAACGTGAAGGGCTTTGGCCCCAAGGCTTTTGAACAGGCCGCAGGTTTTATGCGTATCCCCGGCGCGGAAAACCCGCTGGACGATTCCGCCGTGCACCCCGAAAACTACGCCCTGGTGGAGAAGATGGCCGAAAAGGCCGGAGTCTCCGTGAAGGACATGGTGGGCAACGCCGAAGCGGTGAAGGCCATCAACCTGGAAGAGTTCCTCTCCGACGAGGTGGGCAAGGCTACCCTGGACGACATTCTGAAGGAACTCCAGAAGCCCAGCCGCGACCCCCGTAAGGAATTCCGTTACGCCAAGTTCGATGACCGCATCAAGACCATCAACGACCTGGTGACGGGAAGCTGGATGGAAGGCGTGGTGACCAATGTGGCGAACTTCGGTGCCTTCGTGGATATCGGTGTCCATCAGGACGGCCTGGTGCACGTGTCCGAAATCAGCGACAAGTTCATTGCCGACGCCAAGGAGGCCTTGACGGTGGGCGACATCGTGAAGGTCCGCGTGGTGGCCGTAGATGCAAACCAGAAGCGTATCAGCCTTTCCATGAAGCAGGAATCTACCGACGGTGTTGCCGGTGCGGGCGTGAGTGGCCCTCGCGGCCAGCGTGTCGGCGGACCAAAGGGCGGTTTCGGTGGCCGCGGCCGCGATAACCGCGGCGGACGCCCCCAGGGGGGCATCCAGGGCCACGCTACCATCGCTGACTTGAAGAACAAGATTGCCGGTAAGGAACGCCCGGGCCAGCAGCCGAAAAAGCCCGCCGCCCCCGTCCAGATCGGCAAGCTCAACTCCATGCTCAAGCAGATTATGAAAAAAGCGAAATAA
- a CDS encoding DUF3300 domain-containing protein: protein MDRLFSRLLNVMAALVLCLGVSGFAQANYSTSELDTLVANIALYPDPLLVQVLDASTYGNQIAPAALWAESHKNLKGETLANAIEEANLPYDPSVQALLPFPSVLSMMSKYRTWTDQLGDAVTNQKEDVMEAVQRMRQKAYDYGHLKTNEQVKVETGDNITIYPVQKEYVYVPVYNPRVVYYVRYDGYTRVYYGSGVWLGTWFGEWGWGSCWIDWGPRVIYVRDTRWYAHRPIPRHPRRYRPPHHFNSPPPRRPAPAPASRVAPAPAVRVAPAPSGARMSTVPAPATRVAPAPATRVMTAPAPQSYPAASPSAPAARRPAPGPGGIEPERLPTRYVDSDDDSRRYDNRRYDSRNQGGSISQPAPRSRTTSAPKPRPSGRH, encoded by the coding sequence GTGGACAGGTTGTTTTCAAGATTGCTGAATGTGATGGCCGCGCTGGTCCTTTGCCTTGGTGTTTCGGGCTTTGCCCAGGCCAACTACTCTACTTCGGAGCTGGATACCCTGGTGGCAAACATCGCCCTTTACCCTGACCCGCTGCTGGTGCAGGTGCTGGACGCTTCTACCTACGGAAATCAGATTGCCCCCGCCGCCCTGTGGGCGGAATCCCACAAGAACCTGAAGGGGGAGACCCTCGCCAATGCCATCGAGGAGGCGAACCTGCCCTATGACCCCAGCGTGCAGGCGCTTTTGCCGTTCCCGTCGGTGCTTTCCATGATGAGCAAGTACCGCACTTGGACTGACCAGCTGGGCGATGCCGTCACCAACCAGAAAGAAGACGTGATGGAGGCGGTGCAGCGCATGCGCCAGAAGGCCTACGACTACGGACACTTGAAGACAAATGAACAGGTGAAGGTGGAGACCGGCGACAACATCACCATCTACCCAGTGCAGAAGGAATACGTTTACGTGCCGGTCTATAACCCCCGCGTGGTCTATTACGTGCGTTATGACGGCTACACCCGTGTCTATTACGGTTCCGGCGTGTGGCTGGGCACCTGGTTCGGCGAGTGGGGTTGGGGTTCCTGCTGGATAGACTGGGGCCCCCGCGTCATCTACGTACGGGATACCCGCTGGTATGCCCATCGGCCGATTCCCCGGCACCCGAGGCGCTACCGTCCGCCCCACCACTTTAACAGCCCGCCTCCGAGAAGGCCCGCTCCGGCGCCCGCCAGCCGTGTGGCTCCCGCTCCTGCGGTACGGGTGGCACCGGCCCCCTCTGGAGCCAGAATGTCGACGGTTCCTGCTCCGGCTACACGCGTAGCTCCTGCACCTGCCACCCGTGTGATGACGGCGCCTGCTCCCCAGTCTTACCCTGCGGCTAGCCCTTCGGCCCCTGCGGCAAGGCGGCCAGCTCCGGGCCCGGGCGGTATTGAACCGGAAAGGCTCCCGACCCGTTACGTGGACAGTGACGACGATTCCAGACGCTACGACAACCGTCGTTACGATTCCAGGAACCAGGGCGGCTCCATCAGCCAGCCGGCTCCCAGGTCCCGCACCACCTCGGCCCCGAAACCGAGACCTTCTGGCCGCCATTAG
- a CDS encoding PD-(D/E)XK nuclease family transposase, whose translation MTIKPFDDLDITDPIMFGLVFSNTHIAKPFIEHLLGIEIDHLETPTPEAVLSYDAEHKGVRYDVFARETNENGETIRSFDLEMQMVDTKELPQRARYYQSVCDGVALSKGDFYTSLREQHVIFLCPMDIFNHGYPVYHFENRARENPDITLGDLSYKNFYIFTRYEQFKDSVVRAYMKYFATRRADSNETQNINSQVAFYKTDTFIRNKYMTYEYDLHESKEAGKWEMVDAMLANDIPVEKIATISGFSKEDILKRSAASAK comes from the coding sequence ATGACTATCAAGCCTTTTGACGATCTGGACATTACGGACCCGATTATGTTCGGGCTCGTATTCAGCAACACCCATATTGCCAAGCCCTTTATCGAGCACCTGCTCGGCATCGAAATCGACCACCTCGAAACCCCAACCCCAGAAGCCGTGCTGAGCTATGATGCGGAGCACAAGGGCGTCCGCTACGATGTATTCGCACGGGAAACAAACGAAAACGGAGAAACGATTCGCTCTTTTGACTTGGAGATGCAGATGGTCGACACCAAGGAACTCCCACAACGAGCACGGTATTACCAGAGCGTATGCGATGGCGTTGCACTCTCGAAGGGAGATTTCTACACCAGCCTCAGGGAACAGCATGTCATATTTCTGTGCCCAATGGACATTTTTAACCACGGATATCCCGTTTACCACTTCGAGAACCGAGCCCGAGAGAATCCCGACATCACTTTGGGGGATCTTTCTTATAAGAATTTTTATATATTTACAAGGTACGAGCAGTTTAAGGATTCGGTCGTCAGGGCGTACATGAAATACTTTGCGACCAGGCGTGCGGACTCCAACGAAACCCAAAACATCAACAGCCAAGTCGCCTTCTACAAGACCGACACATTCATAAGGAACAAATACATGACTTACGAATACGATCTCCACGAAAGCAAAGAAGCGGGAAAGTGGGAAATGGTGGACGCAATGCTCGCTAATGATATCCCCGTTGAAAAAATCGCTACTATTTCCGGTTTTTCCAAAGAAGATATTCTCAAGCGCAGTGCTGCTTCAGCAAAGTAA
- a CDS encoding acyl-CoA thioesterase gives MAIAMEETVNPMQFTQVFKVTPEMIDDNHHFNNVWSVQWIQDIAIAHSESVGGTALMRSLGAGWMIHVQHIEYKNQAFLGDEIKGTTWVAAYGKVATIRKCKFERVSDGKVIFESETQWVLVDLNRGRPMAISDEMKKLYVEGA, from the coding sequence ATGGCCATTGCGATGGAAGAGACGGTGAACCCCATGCAGTTTACCCAGGTGTTCAAGGTGACGCCGGAGATGATTGACGACAACCACCATTTCAACAACGTGTGGTCCGTGCAGTGGATCCAGGACATCGCCATCGCCCACTCCGAATCGGTAGGCGGCACCGCCCTCATGAGAAGCCTTGGCGCCGGCTGGATGATCCACGTGCAGCACATCGAATACAAGAACCAGGCGTTCCTGGGCGACGAAATCAAGGGCACCACCTGGGTGGCGGCTTACGGCAAGGTGGCCACCATTCGAAAGTGCAAGTTCGAGCGGGTGTCCGACGGCAAGGTGATTTTCGAATCCGAGACCCAGTGGGTGCTGGTGGACCTGAACCGCGGCCGCCCTATGGCCATTTCCGACGAGATGAAGAAGTTGTATGTAGAAGGGGCATAG